Proteins encoded together in one Mycobacteriales bacterium window:
- a CDS encoding TatD family hydrolase produces the protein MSVSASGRERKSGRTGEPPPAPPALAAAAIDSHCHLDLMDGDVEQIMAAARAVGITRVVQIGIDVPSSRWSVDLAGSRDDVWAAVAVHPNEAHAASEAEWDEIARLAAHDRVVAIGETGLDHYRTEDAGWGPQEESFRRHIAIAKQTGKAVVIHDRDAHEDVLRVLESEGAPDRVIFHCFSGDAEFARKCADRGYVMSFAGNVTFKNAQDLRDAAAVAPLGQLLVETDAPFLTPMPYRGAPNAPYLVPLTVRAIADVKGVDEAEIAAAVTANAARVFGWQ, from the coding sequence GTGAGCGTCTCGGCGTCCGGCCGAGAGCGGAAGTCCGGCCGAACCGGGGAGCCGCCACCGGCCCCGCCCGCACTCGCCGCTGCGGCGATCGACAGCCACTGTCATCTCGACCTGATGGACGGCGACGTCGAGCAGATCATGGCGGCGGCGCGCGCAGTCGGCATCACCCGCGTCGTGCAGATCGGGATCGACGTGCCGTCGTCGCGGTGGAGCGTCGATCTTGCCGGCTCGCGCGACGACGTGTGGGCGGCCGTCGCGGTGCACCCCAACGAGGCGCACGCGGCGAGCGAGGCCGAGTGGGACGAGATCGCGCGCCTCGCCGCGCACGATCGCGTCGTGGCGATCGGTGAGACCGGGCTGGATCACTACCGCACCGAGGATGCCGGCTGGGGGCCGCAAGAGGAGTCCTTCCGCCGTCACATTGCGATCGCCAAGCAGACGGGCAAGGCGGTGGTGATCCACGACCGCGACGCCCACGAGGACGTGCTGCGGGTGCTGGAGAGCGAGGGAGCGCCCGACCGGGTGATCTTCCACTGTTTCTCCGGCGACGCCGAGTTCGCCCGCAAGTGCGCCGACCGCGGTTACGTGATGTCCTTCGCCGGCAACGTCACCTTCAAGAACGCACAAGACCTGCGTGATGCGGCGGCGGTCGCCCCCCTCGGCCAGCTGCTCGTCGAGACCGACGCGCCGTTCCTGACCCCGATGCCGTACCGCGGCGCGCCGAACGCGCCGTACCTTGTGCCGTTGACCGTCCGCGCGATCGCCGACGTCAAGGGCGTGGACGAGGCGGAGATCGCCGCCGCCGTGACGGCCAACGCGGCTCGCGTCTTCGGCTGGCAGTGA
- the metG gene encoding methionine--tRNA ligase gives MSRQILAAVAWPYANGPRHIGHVAGFGVPSDVFSRYHRLAGNNVLMVSGTDEHGTPILVQADQEGVTPRELADRYNRVIAEDLQRLGLSYDLFTRTTTRNHYAVVQEMFRTLHRNGYMIERTTKGAISPSTGRTLPDRYIEGTCPICGYDGARGDQCDNCGNQLDADALINPRSRINGEVPQFVETEQFFLDLPALADALGSWLQTRKDWRPNVLKFSLNLIDDLKPRAMSRDIDWGVPIPLPGWEDNPTKRLYVWFDAVIGYLSASIEWARRSGDADAWRAWWTDPAAESFYFMGKDNVTFHSQIWPAELLGYDGLGAKGGTPGEYGQLQLPTEVVSSEFLTMEGRKFSSSRAVVIYVRDFLDRYSADSLRYYLTAAGPESNDTDFTWSEFVRRNNDELVAAWGNLVNRTLSFTAKNLGSLPAAGELTDVDRALLGVTDGAFAAVGADLERSRMRAALSETMRVVAEANKYLSEQAPWKLRESQPDRMATILHVALQAVSDCTTLLAPFLPQTSQQVHQLLGRDGVLAAQPELREVDDLDGGPAYPILTGDYRSDVRWQRDPLKVGNPVEPPTPLFAKLDVGVVDEELARLEGA, from the coding sequence ATGTCGCGCCAGATCCTTGCCGCGGTGGCGTGGCCCTACGCGAACGGCCCGCGGCACATCGGCCACGTCGCGGGCTTCGGCGTACCGTCCGACGTCTTCAGCCGCTACCACCGCCTCGCCGGCAACAACGTCCTCATGGTCAGCGGCACCGACGAGCACGGCACGCCGATCCTGGTGCAGGCCGACCAGGAAGGCGTGACGCCGCGCGAGCTCGCCGACCGTTACAACCGGGTGATTGCCGAGGACCTACAGCGGCTCGGGCTGTCCTACGACCTGTTCACCCGCACGACGACCCGCAACCACTACGCCGTCGTCCAGGAGATGTTTCGCACCCTGCACCGCAACGGCTACATGATCGAGCGCACCACCAAGGGCGCGATCTCGCCGTCGACCGGGCGCACGTTGCCCGACCGCTACATCGAGGGCACCTGCCCGATCTGCGGGTACGACGGCGCCCGTGGCGACCAGTGCGACAACTGCGGCAACCAGCTCGACGCCGACGCTTTGATCAACCCGCGGTCACGGATCAACGGCGAGGTGCCGCAGTTCGTCGAGACGGAGCAGTTCTTCCTCGACCTGCCGGCGCTCGCCGACGCGCTCGGCTCGTGGTTGCAGACCCGCAAGGACTGGCGACCCAACGTCTTGAAGTTCTCGCTCAACCTCATCGACGACCTCAAGCCGCGCGCGATGAGTCGCGACATCGACTGGGGTGTCCCGATCCCGTTGCCCGGCTGGGAGGACAACCCGACGAAGCGGCTCTACGTCTGGTTCGACGCCGTCATCGGCTACCTGTCGGCGTCGATCGAGTGGGCTCGGCGCAGCGGCGACGCGGACGCGTGGCGCGCCTGGTGGACCGACCCGGCGGCGGAGTCCTTCTACTTCATGGGCAAGGACAACGTCACCTTCCACTCCCAGATCTGGCCGGCTGAGCTGCTCGGCTACGACGGCCTCGGGGCCAAGGGCGGCACGCCCGGCGAGTACGGGCAGCTCCAGCTGCCGACCGAGGTCGTGTCGAGTGAGTTCCTCACGATGGAGGGCCGCAAGTTCTCCTCCAGTCGCGCCGTCGTCATCTACGTCCGGGACTTCCTGGACCGCTACTCCGCTGACTCGCTGCGCTACTACCTGACCGCCGCCGGTCCGGAGTCCAACGACACCGACTTCACCTGGTCGGAGTTCGTACGACGCAACAACGACGAGCTGGTCGCGGCGTGGGGCAACCTGGTCAACCGCACCCTGTCCTTCACGGCCAAGAACCTCGGCTCGCTGCCGGCCGCCGGGGAGCTCACCGACGTCGACCGTGCGCTGCTCGGCGTCACCGACGGCGCGTTCGCAGCGGTCGGCGCCGACCTCGAACGGTCGCGGATGAGGGCGGCGCTCAGCGAGACGATGCGAGTCGTGGCCGAGGCCAACAAGTACCTGTCGGAGCAGGCGCCGTGGAAGCTGCGCGAGTCGCAGCCCGACCGGATGGCGACCATCCTGCACGTGGCGCTCCAGGCGGTCAGCGACTGCACGACGCTGCTGGCGCCGTTCCTGCCGCAGACGTCGCAACAGGTGCACCAGCTGCTCGGCCGGGACGGCGTGCTCGCTGCGCAGCCCGAGCTGCGGGAGGTCGACGACCTCGACGGCGGTCCGGCGTACCCGATCCTGACCGGCGACTACCGCAGCGACGTTCGATGGCAACGCGACCCGTTGAAGGTCGGCAACCCGGTCGAGCCGCCGACACCGCTGTTCGCGAAGCTCGACGTCGGCGTCGTCGACGAGGAGCTGGCCCGATTGGAGGGCGCGTGA
- the rsmI gene encoding 16S rRNA (cytidine(1402)-2'-O)-methyltransferase: protein MPLVLAATPIGDARDASARLVEALTQADVIAAEDTRRLRRLASSLGIALTAKVVAVYDAVERGRAGALLDAVAAGRTVVLVSDAGVPLVSDPGYQMLTAAIERDLPVTVLPGPSAVTAAVAVAGVPVDRWCFEGFLPRKAGERRARLAELAADPRALVVFESPKRVAATLADLAAGFGADRLAAVCRELTKTHEEVRRGRLGELAAWAAGTEVLGEVTLVIAGAQRTPATVDPAALRDEVGELVAAGASRRDAVDAVAVAHGLSRRVVYDAATRSLA from the coding sequence ATGCCGCTCGTCCTCGCCGCGACGCCGATCGGCGATGCGCGAGACGCGTCGGCGCGGCTGGTCGAGGCGCTGACCCAGGCAGATGTCATCGCGGCCGAGGACACCCGACGGCTGCGGCGGCTGGCGTCCTCGCTCGGTATCGCCCTCACCGCCAAGGTCGTCGCCGTCTACGACGCCGTGGAGCGTGGCCGGGCCGGCGCTTTGCTCGATGCGGTCGCTGCCGGGCGAACGGTCGTGCTGGTGAGTGACGCCGGCGTACCGCTCGTGTCTGACCCCGGCTACCAGATGCTGACCGCCGCGATCGAACGTGACCTGCCGGTCACGGTCCTGCCGGGGCCGTCCGCAGTGACCGCGGCGGTCGCCGTCGCGGGCGTGCCCGTCGACCGGTGGTGCTTCGAAGGGTTTCTGCCCCGCAAGGCGGGGGAGCGTCGAGCGCGGCTCGCCGAGCTGGCCGCCGACCCTCGTGCCCTCGTCGTCTTCGAGTCCCCCAAGCGGGTGGCCGCGACGCTCGCCGACCTCGCGGCCGGCTTCGGGGCCGACCGGCTGGCGGCCGTCTGCCGCGAGCTGACCAAGACCCACGAGGAAGTGCGCCGCGGCCGGCTCGGCGAGCTCGCGGCGTGGGCCGCGGGGACCGAGGTGCTCGGCGAGGTGACCCTGGTGATCGCCGGTGCTCAGCGAACGCCGGCGACGGTCGACCCTGCCGCCTTGCGCGACGAGGTCGGCGAGCTGGTCGCGGCGGGTGCCAGCCGCCGCGATGCCGTCGACGCGGTTGCCGTCGCTCACGGCCTGTCACGGCGAGTCGTCTACGACGCCGCCACACGTTCTTTGGCCTGA